One Cuculus canorus isolate bCucCan1 chromosome 2, bCucCan1.pri, whole genome shotgun sequence genomic region harbors:
- the UTP23 gene encoding rRNA-processing protein UTP23 homolog — protein sequence MKLTRQKHAKKNMGFYKHNFQFREPFQVLLDGTFCQAALRNKIQIREQLPGYLGGATQLCTTRCVLKELELLGKELYGAKLIAQRFQLKNCSHHKDPVSGSACLFSMIREGNPHHFFIATQDPDLANKVKKRAGVPLLFIIQNTMVLDKPSPKSLAFVQNMQTNQLVPEHQKQSIVELKEKAGLANQQGEKRRKRKRAGGPNPLSCLKKKKKKTQEGQEASAEKKKRRKRKRNRIKAEAVQSVQKNEEE from the exons ATGAAGCTCACGCGGCAGAAGCACGCCAAAAAGAACATGGGCTTCTACAAGCACAACTTCCAGTTCCGCGAGCCTTTCCAGGTGCTGCTGGACGGCACCTTCTGCCAAGCCGCGCTCCGCAACAAGATCCAGATCCGGGAGCAGCTGCCCGGGTACCTGGGCGGCGCCACGCAGCTCTGCACCACACG ATGTGTTCTAAAAGAACTGGAGTTGCTGGGGAAAGAACTGTACGGGGCAAAATTAATTGCCCAAAGATTTCAACTTAAGAACTGTTCTCACCACAAGGATCCTGTGAGTGGTTCGGcctgtttattttccatgaTTCGAGAAGGCAACCCTCATCACTTCTTTATTGCTACACAG GACCCGGATTTAgcaaacaaagtgaaaaagaggGCTGGCGTTCCTCTCCTCTTTATTATTCAGAACACTATGGTGTTAGACAAACCTTCTCCTAAATCTTTGGCATTTGTTCAAAATATGCAGACAAATCAGCTTGTTCCAGAGCACCAAAAACAAAGTATTGTGgagcttaaagaaaaagcaggactAGCAAACCAACAaggtgaaaaaagaagaaaacgcAAAAGGGCAGGTGGCCCCAATCCTCTCAGctgtctgaagaagaaaaagaagaaaacacaggagGGTCAGGAAGCTTCTGccgaaaagaagaaaagaagaaaaagaaagcgAAATAGGATtaaagcagaagctgtgcagTCAGTGCAGAAGAATGAAGAGGAATAA